A single Pseudomonas putida DNA region contains:
- a CDS encoding fumarylacetoacetate hydrolase family protein, with translation MRYVRFSHQGRPVLGVRTAEGVRVLGEESLESLLARGVDLTAYGAQAQGALVEIGEQDYLPLMSRPSKIICVGLNYADHTKESPYAQPDYPTLFPRFNSSLTAHNKPLIRPRISDTLDYEGEMAVVLKSGGRHISKEQALQHVAGYALFNEGSVREYQFKSPQWTVGKNFDDTGAFGPDLVTADELPAGGKGLLLQTRVNGKVVQSANTDDMLFDVATIISTLSEAVTLEAGDVIVSGTPAGVGFGMDPKVYLKAGDVVEVSIEGIGTLVNPVVDEA, from the coding sequence ATGCGTTATGTTCGTTTCTCCCATCAAGGCCGCCCTGTGTTGGGCGTTCGTACTGCCGAAGGTGTCCGGGTGCTTGGCGAGGAGTCGCTGGAATCGTTGCTGGCACGCGGTGTCGACCTCACGGCATACGGTGCCCAGGCGCAGGGTGCGCTGGTCGAGATTGGCGAACAGGATTACCTGCCGCTGATGAGCCGGCCGAGCAAGATCATCTGCGTGGGCTTGAACTACGCCGACCACACCAAGGAATCGCCTTACGCCCAGCCGGATTACCCCACGCTGTTCCCGCGCTTCAACAGCAGCCTCACGGCCCACAATAAACCGCTGATCCGCCCGCGCATTTCCGACACCCTGGACTACGAGGGCGAAATGGCGGTGGTGCTCAAGAGCGGCGGGCGGCACATCAGCAAGGAGCAGGCGTTGCAGCACGTTGCCGGTTACGCGCTGTTCAACGAAGGTTCGGTGCGCGAGTACCAGTTCAAGTCGCCGCAATGGACCGTGGGCAAGAACTTCGACGACACCGGCGCGTTCGGCCCGGACCTGGTGACGGCGGACGAGCTGCCGGCTGGAGGCAAGGGCCTGCTGCTGCAGACCAGGGTCAATGGCAAGGTGGTGCAGTCGGCCAACACCGATGACATGCTGTTCGACGTGGCCACCATCATCTCCACGCTCAGTGAGGCAGTCACACTGGAGGCTGGTGATGTAATCGTCAGTGGCACCCCGGCAGGCGTTGGTTTCGGGATGGACCCAAAGGTCTACCTGAAAGCAGGTGACGTGGTTGAAGTGTCCATCGAAGGCATCGGTACCCTGGTCAATCCAGTCGTCGACGAAGCCTGA
- a CDS encoding efflux transporter outer membrane subunit → MRHGKLKTALALAVSLVSGCSLIPQYHRPVAPVANDWVDAQASTQPLLPWRTFFEDPQLKALIADALAHNRDLRVSLLNIEKAQAQYRIRRADLLPSINATVSGSSQRTPADVSSDGRTGTSHRYDAGVGFASYELDFFGRVRSLDEQALELYLQTVEAQRSAQIALVAEVANAYYQLQADMQLLALSKQTLESQQQSYLTTRSSYEEDVATELDLSQAQSTVRLAQASQAKYQRLMEQDRNALVLLVGKPLAPERMAAVGPEALELGEALPAGLPSQILTQRPDILAAEHALKAANANIGAARAAFFPSISLTASAGSASRQLGDLFSGGQGAWSFVPSINVPIFNWGRNQANLDVAKVQSSIEVANYQKAIQVAFQEVSDGLVARDELGKQATAQELLVKANSRSYALAEQRFQTGVDTYLNSLDAQRNLFASQQELVSTHLERSQNLIALYKALGGGRE, encoded by the coding sequence ATGAGACACGGCAAACTGAAGACCGCCCTGGCACTGGCCGTGAGCCTGGTCAGCGGTTGCTCGCTGATCCCGCAATACCACCGGCCAGTAGCGCCAGTGGCCAATGACTGGGTTGACGCGCAGGCAAGTACGCAGCCGCTCCTGCCGTGGAGGACGTTCTTCGAAGACCCGCAGCTCAAGGCCCTGATCGCAGACGCGCTGGCGCACAACCGCGACCTGCGCGTGTCGCTGCTCAATATCGAGAAGGCCCAGGCGCAGTACCGTATACGGCGTGCCGACTTGTTGCCGTCGATCAATGCCACGGTGTCCGGCAGCAGCCAGCGCACGCCAGCGGACGTGTCCAGCGACGGACGCACGGGCACCAGCCACCGGTATGACGCAGGTGTTGGCTTCGCTTCCTACGAGCTGGATTTCTTCGGCCGTGTGCGCAGCCTTGATGAGCAGGCGCTGGAGCTTTACTTGCAGACCGTCGAGGCGCAGCGCAGTGCCCAGATTGCACTGGTTGCGGAGGTTGCAAACGCCTACTACCAGTTGCAGGCGGACATGCAGTTGCTGGCGTTGAGCAAGCAGACCCTGGAGAGCCAGCAGCAAAGTTACCTGACCACTCGTAGCAGCTACGAGGAGGACGTTGCCACAGAGCTGGACCTGAGCCAGGCGCAAAGCACCGTGCGCTTGGCCCAGGCCAGCCAGGCCAAGTACCAGCGGCTGATGGAGCAGGACCGCAATGCGCTGGTGCTGCTGGTGGGCAAGCCGCTGGCCCCCGAGCGAATGGCCGCGGTCGGGCCTGAGGCGTTAGAGCTGGGCGAGGCCCTGCCTGCAGGGCTGCCATCGCAGATACTGACCCAGCGCCCGGACATACTCGCTGCCGAACACGCGCTCAAGGCCGCCAATGCAAACATCGGCGCCGCCCGTGCAGCATTCTTCCCGAGCATCAGCCTGACCGCTTCGGCGGGCTCGGCCAGCAGGCAACTGGGCGATCTGTTTTCGGGCGGGCAGGGGGCTTGGAGTTTCGTGCCGTCGATCAATGTGCCGATTTTCAACTGGGGCCGCAACCAGGCCAATCTCGACGTAGCCAAGGTGCAGTCCTCGATCGAGGTTGCCAACTACCAGAAGGCCATCCAGGTGGCATTCCAGGAGGTGTCCGACGGCCTGGTCGCGCGCGACGAACTGGGCAAGCAGGCCACGGCCCAGGAGCTGCTGGTGAAGGCCAATAGCCGCAGCTACGCACTGGCCGAGCAGCGATTCCAGACGGGCGTGGACACCTACCTCAACAGCCTGGATGCCCAGCGCAACCTCTTCGCTTCGCAGCAAGAGCTGGTAAGCACCCACCTGGAGCGTAGCCAGAACCTGATCGCGCTGTACAAGGCGCTGGGTGGAGGACGTGAGTGA
- a CDS encoding efflux RND transporter periplasmic adaptor subunit: MNIRIMQNFGALLSMTLVLCACEKPQQTIDTSAPEVGVVELKEQDVLLSSDLPGRTSAYRVAEVRPQVSGIVQKRLFTEGAVVRKGQQLYQIEPALYQAAFDKAEASRDTARNLAQRYQRLLETKAISRQQLDDAQANWKQAEAELKTAHINLEYTRVLSPINGRISRSNVTEGALVSAQQSQELATINQLDPIYVDVTQASTDLLRLRRELDAGHLAMVGPGEVKVDLTLEDGTPYAHPGALKFSEVTVDPSTGAVTLRAQFPNPDGILMPGMFVHGALAEGVRHKAVLVPQQGVTRDLKGEATAWIVGEGDKAELRHIRTTRTVGNQWLVESGLRAGERVVTEGVQRVRPGIVLEPVAASNVAPLQSLASSQQ; the protein is encoded by the coding sequence ATGAATATCAGAATCATGCAGAACTTCGGCGCGTTGCTGTCGATGACACTCGTGCTGTGCGCTTGTGAAAAGCCGCAGCAGACGATAGATACCTCGGCCCCCGAAGTGGGCGTGGTCGAGCTCAAGGAGCAGGATGTGTTGCTCAGCAGCGACCTGCCTGGGCGAACCTCGGCCTACCGGGTGGCTGAAGTGCGTCCGCAGGTCAGCGGAATCGTGCAGAAGCGCCTGTTCACCGAAGGCGCCGTGGTTCGAAAAGGGCAACAGCTGTACCAGATCGAACCGGCGTTGTATCAGGCCGCGTTCGACAAGGCCGAGGCCAGCCGCGATACCGCCCGCAACCTGGCCCAGCGCTACCAGCGCCTGCTCGAGACCAAGGCCATCAGCCGCCAGCAGCTCGACGATGCCCAGGCCAACTGGAAGCAGGCCGAAGCCGAACTGAAGACCGCGCACATCAACCTGGAGTACACCCGTGTGCTGTCGCCGATCAACGGCCGCATCAGCCGCTCGAACGTCACCGAAGGTGCCCTGGTCAGTGCCCAGCAGAGTCAGGAACTGGCCACCATCAACCAGCTGGACCCGATCTACGTGGACGTCACCCAAGCCTCCACCGACCTGTTGCGGCTGCGCCGCGAGCTGGACGCCGGGCACCTGGCCATGGTGGGACCAGGCGAGGTGAAGGTCGACCTGACGTTGGAAGACGGTACGCCCTACGCCCACCCCGGGGCGCTGAAGTTCTCCGAGGTGACGGTTGACCCCAGTACGGGCGCGGTGACGCTACGGGCGCAGTTTCCCAATCCGGACGGCATCCTGATGCCTGGGATGTTCGTCCATGGCGCGCTGGCCGAAGGGGTACGCCACAAGGCGGTCCTGGTGCCGCAACAAGGCGTGACACGTGACCTTAAAGGCGAGGCTACCGCGTGGATCGTGGGCGAGGGCGACAAGGCCGAGCTTCGGCACATTCGCACCACACGCACGGTTGGCAACCAATGGCTCGTGGAGTCTGGCCTGCGTGCCGGCGAGCGGGTCGTCACCGAAGGCGTCCAGCGTGTTCGCCCAGGCATCGTGCTCGAGCCTGTGGCCGCCAGCAACGTCGCGCCTCTGCAATCCCTGGCAAGCTCGCAGCAATAG
- a CDS encoding VOC family protein, whose product MTITTRGVHSIDHYALFVPSLSDAQAFFANFGLGVGQTQGGLDLTAADGHRWARVLQGQNKCLAYLTFNCFAEDYVALREQAEAAGARFEEGDGEGFWFRDPDGNLLQVKTGAKHMPDSKHAAALRQTAVRGAGTRDAVAQVRPRRLSHVLLFSPDVARAVDFYGRALGLRLSDHSQDIIAFTHAPHGCDHHLVAFCKSSAKGFHHAAWEVDSVDDVGNGAEQMANAGYRDGWGTGRHCLGSNYFHYVRDPWGSFCEYSADMDFIDAGSQWPAGDFPPENSLYLWGPNVPEYFVLNTETDNTPVKG is encoded by the coding sequence ATGACTATCACGACCCGTGGTGTGCATTCGATCGATCATTACGCGCTGTTCGTGCCTTCACTGTCCGACGCGCAGGCATTTTTCGCCAACTTCGGCCTGGGTGTTGGCCAAACCCAAGGCGGCCTGGATTTGACCGCCGCCGATGGTCACCGCTGGGCAAGGGTGTTGCAAGGGCAGAACAAGTGCCTGGCTTACCTGACCTTCAACTGCTTCGCCGAGGACTATGTTGCCTTACGCGAGCAAGCTGAGGCTGCTGGTGCCCGATTTGAGGAAGGGGATGGCGAAGGGTTCTGGTTCCGTGACCCGGATGGCAACCTGCTGCAGGTAAAAACAGGCGCCAAGCATATGCCTGACAGCAAACATGCGGCCGCACTGCGCCAAACGGCCGTGCGCGGCGCCGGCACCCGTGACGCCGTGGCGCAGGTGCGCCCACGGCGCCTTTCGCATGTGCTGCTTTTCAGCCCCGACGTGGCCCGCGCTGTCGACTTTTATGGTCGCGCGCTGGGGCTTCGCCTGTCCGACCATTCCCAGGACATCATTGCCTTCACCCACGCTCCTCACGGCTGCGACCACCATCTGGTGGCCTTTTGCAAGAGCAGCGCCAAAGGCTTCCATCACGCCGCCTGGGAAGTCGACAGCGTCGATGACGTGGGCAACGGTGCCGAGCAGATGGCCAATGCAGGTTACCGCGACGGCTGGGGGACCGGGCGGCATTGCCTGGGGTCCAACTACTTCCATTACGTCCGTGATCCTTGGGGATCGTTCTGCGAGTACTCGGCAGACATGGACTTCATAGACGCAGGCAGCCAATGGCCGGCCGGTGATTTCCCGCCAGAAAACTCGCTGTACTTGTGGGGCCCGAATGTCCCCGAGTACTTCGTCCTCAACACCGAGACGGACAACACACCCGTCAAGGGTTAA
- a CDS encoding efflux RND transporter permease subunit yields MASFFINRPIFAWVIAIVIMLAGSFSILKLPVNQYPNIAAPAVSITVTYPGASAQTVQDTVVQVIEQQLNNLDGLRYISSESNSDGSMTIIVTFDQGTDPDIAQVQVQNKLQLATPLLPEEVQRQGLRVAKYQINFMLIVGLYSEDGKMDDFDIGNYIASNLKDPITRVKGVGDFQMLAAQYAMRIWMDPQKLLGYQLTPQDVIEAVKSENVQVSSGALGGLPTHKGVQLNATVLGMTRMTSADQFLDILLKVNPDGSQVRLKDVATVALGAEDFSISGTYNGKPAAAIALRLASGANLLDTVQRVRDTVGELEPFLPAGLKVVYPYDTSPAVGASIHEVVKTLFEGIVLVFLVMYLFMQNLRATLIPTLAVPVVLLGTFGVLAAFGFTINILTMFGMVLAIGLLVDDAIVVVENVERVMVEDRLSPKEATRKSMGQIQGALVGIAMVLSAVFVPMAFFGGATGIIYRQFSITIVSAMALSVVVAMIFTPALCATLLKPIGHDHHEKKGFFGWFNRTFDRSADRYKAGVVGIAKRKALFLGVYALIVVALGWLFPKIPTAFLPGEDQGTMFVQVQMPTNTSAARTQVVLNEVRDYLLEEEGGLIDSAYTVNGFNFAGRGQSSGMLFIGLKPWEERVGTDDTTIFALAQRLQARTSQIKDGTVIAIVPPAILELGNAMGFDFYLQDRVGLGHEKLIAARDQFLQLAAADPVLANVRPNGMNDEPQYQIVIDKEKARALQVSISDINNTMSSAWGASYINDFIDRGRVKKVYVQGEISSRISPEDFSKWYVRNAKGEMVKFSSFAHGYWTYGSPKLERFNGVPAVEIQGEPAPGYSSGDAMQAVARIIAKLPEGVGLQYTGISYEERLSGSQAPALYAISVLIVFLCLAALYESWSVPLAVILVVPLGVIGAVLATLGRGLANDVFFQVGLLTTVGLSAKNAILIVEFAKALHEQGMPLMQAAAEAARQRLRPIIMTSLAFVLGVLPLAISSGPGSGSQHSIGTGVVGGMLTATFLAVFFVPLFFLVITRLFSRKAQQANTEAQGERA; encoded by the coding sequence ATGGCATCGTTTTTCATCAACCGGCCGATCTTCGCCTGGGTGATCGCTATCGTGATCATGCTCGCGGGCAGCTTCAGCATCCTCAAGCTGCCGGTCAACCAATACCCCAACATCGCCGCCCCGGCGGTGAGTATCACCGTCACCTACCCCGGTGCTTCGGCACAGACCGTGCAGGACACCGTGGTGCAAGTGATCGAGCAACAGCTGAACAACCTCGACGGCCTTCGCTATATCTCGTCGGAGAGCAACAGCGATGGCAGCATGACCATCATCGTCACCTTCGACCAGGGTACCGACCCGGACATCGCCCAGGTGCAGGTGCAGAACAAGCTGCAGCTGGCCACCCCATTGCTGCCTGAAGAAGTGCAGCGCCAAGGGCTGCGGGTCGCCAAGTACCAGATCAACTTCATGCTGATCGTCGGGCTGTATTCCGAAGACGGCAAGATGGATGATTTCGACATCGGCAACTACATCGCGTCCAACCTCAAGGACCCGATTACCCGCGTGAAAGGCGTGGGCGACTTCCAGATGCTGGCGGCGCAGTATGCGATGCGTATCTGGATGGACCCGCAGAAACTGCTCGGTTACCAACTGACGCCTCAGGATGTCATCGAGGCGGTGAAGTCGGAGAACGTCCAGGTCTCCTCCGGTGCCCTTGGTGGCTTGCCGACGCATAAAGGTGTGCAACTCAACGCCACGGTGTTGGGCATGACCCGCATGACCAGTGCCGACCAGTTTCTCGACATCCTGCTCAAGGTCAATCCGGACGGCTCGCAAGTACGCCTCAAGGATGTCGCTACGGTGGCACTGGGGGCTGAAGACTTTTCCATTTCCGGCACCTACAACGGCAAGCCTGCTGCTGCCATCGCGCTGCGCCTGGCCAGCGGTGCCAACCTGCTGGATACCGTGCAGCGGGTGCGTGACACAGTGGGTGAGCTTGAGCCCTTCCTGCCTGCGGGCTTGAAGGTGGTCTACCCCTACGACACTTCGCCTGCGGTCGGTGCCTCCATACACGAAGTGGTGAAGACCCTGTTCGAAGGCATCGTGCTGGTGTTCCTGGTGATGTACCTGTTCATGCAGAACCTGCGTGCGACGCTGATCCCAACGCTGGCCGTACCCGTGGTGCTGCTGGGCACTTTCGGGGTACTGGCGGCGTTCGGCTTCACCATCAATATCCTCACCATGTTCGGCATGGTGCTGGCTATCGGCCTGTTGGTGGATGACGCCATCGTGGTGGTGGAGAACGTCGAACGGGTGATGGTGGAAGACAGACTTTCGCCCAAGGAGGCCACCCGCAAATCGATGGGGCAGATCCAGGGTGCGCTGGTAGGTATCGCCATGGTGCTGTCGGCGGTGTTCGTCCCGATGGCGTTCTTTGGTGGTGCCACCGGCATCATCTACCGCCAGTTTTCCATCACCATCGTTTCGGCCATGGCGTTGTCGGTGGTGGTGGCCATGATCTTCACCCCGGCGCTGTGCGCGACATTGCTCAAGCCCATCGGCCATGATCATCATGAGAAGAAGGGGTTCTTCGGCTGGTTCAACCGGACCTTCGACCGCAGCGCCGATCGCTACAAGGCTGGTGTGGTGGGCATTGCCAAGCGCAAGGCGTTGTTCCTGGGCGTTTACGCGCTGATCGTGGTGGCGCTCGGCTGGTTGTTCCCCAAGATCCCGACGGCATTTTTGCCCGGTGAGGACCAGGGCACGATGTTCGTTCAGGTCCAGATGCCGACCAACACCAGTGCTGCACGCACGCAAGTGGTGCTCAACGAGGTCCGTGACTACCTGCTTGAGGAAGAAGGTGGGCTGATCGACTCCGCGTACACGGTGAACGGCTTCAACTTCGCCGGCCGGGGCCAAAGTTCGGGAATGCTGTTCATCGGGCTCAAACCGTGGGAGGAACGCGTGGGCACCGATGACACCACCATTTTTGCACTGGCCCAGCGCCTGCAGGCGCGAACCTCGCAGATCAAGGATGGCACCGTGATCGCCATTGTCCCGCCGGCGATCCTGGAACTGGGCAATGCCATGGGCTTCGATTTCTATCTGCAGGACCGTGTGGGCCTGGGGCATGAGAAGTTGATTGCCGCCCGCGACCAGTTTCTGCAGTTGGCTGCGGCCGACCCGGTGCTGGCCAACGTCCGCCCCAATGGCATGAACGATGAGCCGCAGTATCAGATTGTCATCGATAAAGAAAAGGCCCGTGCGCTGCAGGTGAGCATCAGCGACATCAACAACACGATGAGCAGCGCATGGGGGGCATCGTATATCAACGACTTCATCGATCGCGGGCGGGTCAAGAAAGTGTACGTGCAGGGCGAAATCAGCTCGCGGATATCGCCTGAAGATTTCAGCAAGTGGTACGTGCGCAATGCGAAGGGAGAAATGGTCAAGTTCTCTTCCTTTGCCCACGGTTACTGGACCTACGGTTCGCCAAAGCTTGAGCGCTTCAATGGTGTGCCGGCGGTGGAGATTCAGGGTGAGCCTGCGCCGGGCTACAGCTCGGGGGATGCCATGCAGGCCGTTGCGCGCATCATCGCCAAGCTGCCCGAGGGAGTTGGCCTGCAGTACACCGGTATTTCCTATGAAGAACGTCTGTCCGGCTCGCAGGCGCCAGCGCTTTATGCGATCTCGGTGCTGATCGTGTTCCTGTGCCTGGCCGCACTCTACGAGAGCTGGTCGGTGCCGCTGGCCGTCATCCTGGTGGTGCCGCTGGGGGTGATCGGTGCGGTGCTGGCCACCCTTGGGCGTGGCCTGGCCAACGACGTGTTCTTCCAGGTTGGCTTACTGACCACCGTGGGCTTGTCGGCGAAGAACGCCATCCTGATCGTCGAGTTCGCCAAGGCGTTGCACGAGCAGGGCATGCCCCTGATGCAGGCGGCAGCGGAGGCGGCGCGCCAGCGGCTGCGCCCGATCATCATGACGTCTTTGGCCTTTGTCCTCGGCGTGCTGCCGCTGGCAATCTCCAGCGGGCCTGGGTCGGGCAGCCAGCACTCCATCGGTACCGGCGTGGTCGGTGGCATGCTCACCGCGACCTTCCTGGCGGTGTTCTTCGTGCCGTTGTTCTTCCTGGTCATCACCCGCCTGTTCAGCCGCAAGGCGCAGCAGGCCAATACCGAGGCTCAAGGAGAGCGCGCATGA
- a CDS encoding bifunctional 3-(3-hydroxy-phenyl)propionate/3-hydroxycinnamic acid hydroxylase, producing MNENKIHDVAIVGYGPVGQTLAILLGRMGYDVAVYERWQSLYPLPRAVFHDHEIRRVLRMMGLEQALQAISQPSACYQWFNADWKVLVEIDWSAESISDGPFGYLFNQPGLEAILDRTAKAIGNVEVHQGWEVLALSQDADGCALHMQRTQREEQAQPDEQRQVKARYVIGADGANSLIRRQCGIDWQDLGFEEDWLVVDLQPKPGVELDVPDIGQWCNPARPTTMVPGGPGYRRWEFMRLPHERIEDLQNLDKVWELLSPWVTPDTATLVRHAVYQFRSRIAHTWRHGRVLLAGDAAHLMPPFMGQGMCSGIRDAWNLSWRLDLVFKGLCADTLLDSYTLERKPQIRAVIDASVEMGKVVCVADPQKAAERDAAFLAGEVPPLPPFPGLVDGAVYKNPLTGSTLGPAGSLGVHGEIEHDGRTQRYDDVFGRGFHLLSIGDDPLAGLSLAHQALLEHLQVKSVRLSLDGTPGTSRDLSGKYHRFLAEAGLQAVLVRPDFYVYGGVSEPGELPQLLDALGRDLGVQQARGETLQHNQPLATQV from the coding sequence ATGAACGAAAACAAGATCCATGATGTAGCCATCGTCGGTTACGGCCCTGTCGGGCAGACCCTCGCCATCCTTCTCGGGCGCATGGGCTATGACGTGGCTGTGTACGAGCGTTGGCAATCCCTCTATCCACTGCCGCGTGCGGTGTTCCACGACCATGAGATCCGCCGTGTCTTGCGCATGATGGGGCTGGAACAGGCACTGCAAGCAATTTCTCAGCCCTCGGCCTGCTACCAGTGGTTCAACGCCGACTGGAAGGTGCTGGTGGAAATCGACTGGTCCGCCGAATCGATCAGTGACGGCCCCTTCGGTTACTTGTTCAACCAACCTGGCCTGGAGGCCATCCTCGACCGCACTGCCAAAGCCATTGGCAACGTCGAGGTGCACCAGGGCTGGGAAGTCCTGGCGCTGAGCCAGGACGCCGACGGTTGCGCACTGCACATGCAGCGCACCCAGCGCGAAGAGCAGGCGCAACCTGACGAACAGCGGCAGGTGAAGGCACGCTACGTCATCGGTGCTGATGGCGCCAACAGCCTGATCCGGCGTCAGTGCGGCATCGACTGGCAGGACCTGGGCTTCGAGGAAGACTGGCTGGTGGTCGACCTGCAACCCAAACCAGGCGTAGAGCTTGATGTGCCAGACATCGGCCAGTGGTGCAACCCGGCGCGGCCGACCACCATGGTCCCTGGCGGGCCAGGCTATCGCCGCTGGGAGTTCATGCGCCTGCCCCATGAGCGCATCGAGGACCTGCAGAACCTGGACAAGGTCTGGGAGCTGCTGTCGCCGTGGGTCACTCCGGATACAGCGACTCTCGTGCGCCATGCCGTCTATCAGTTCCGCTCGCGCATCGCCCACACATGGCGCCATGGCCGTGTGCTGCTGGCCGGTGACGCCGCGCATCTGATGCCGCCATTCATGGGGCAGGGGATGTGCTCCGGGATTCGTGATGCCTGGAACCTGTCGTGGCGGCTGGACCTGGTCTTCAAGGGTCTATGCGCCGATACCCTGCTCGACAGCTACACCCTGGAACGCAAACCGCAGATCCGCGCAGTGATCGATGCCTCGGTGGAAATGGGCAAGGTGGTCTGCGTCGCCGACCCGCAAAAGGCCGCCGAACGCGACGCAGCCTTCCTGGCCGGCGAAGTGCCGCCGCTGCCACCTTTCCCGGGCCTGGTCGATGGTGCGGTGTACAAGAATCCGCTTACCGGCAGCACATTGGGGCCTGCCGGCTCGCTCGGGGTACATGGCGAGATCGAGCATGACGGGCGCACCCAGCGTTATGACGATGTGTTCGGTCGCGGCTTCCATTTGCTGAGTATCGGCGACGATCCATTGGCCGGCTTGAGCCTGGCACACCAGGCCCTGCTCGAACATCTGCAGGTGAAAAGCGTGCGCCTGAGCCTCGACGGCACGCCGGGTACTTCCCGTGACCTGTCCGGCAAGTATCACCGCTTCCTCGCCGAGGCCGGGTTGCAGGCCGTGCTGGTGCGTCCGGACTTCTACGTCTACGGCGGGGTGAGCGAACCGGGCGAACTGCCGCAACTGCTGGATGCATTGGGCCGCGACCTCGGTGTGCAGCAGGCTCGAGGCGAAACACTGCAGCACAACCAGCCGCTCGCAACACAGGTGTAG
- a CDS encoding GntR family transcriptional regulator — translation MNQAERWATQPVASEKRTMASQLEARVREDIINGRLAPGSRLRLKELAEHYDAGVIPLREALSRLATSGFVASEDQKGFSVGRISADELLDITRTRLLIECQALAESIGQGDLEWESQLIAAHHRLDRLPVTEGPERLMKPEWENAHEAFHQALIANCRSPWLLRLSHLLRDQTARYRMLSVHYQGDTERDVPHEHRALLEAALARDVDKACALLASHYETTTRNVLAHEALKR, via the coding sequence ATGAATCAAGCCGAACGCTGGGCTACTCAGCCCGTAGCCTCGGAAAAACGCACCATGGCCTCGCAACTGGAGGCCCGCGTGCGTGAAGACATCATCAATGGCCGCCTGGCACCCGGCAGCCGCCTTCGCCTCAAGGAGCTGGCCGAGCATTACGATGCCGGGGTCATTCCGTTGCGCGAAGCGCTGTCACGGCTGGCCACCAGCGGCTTCGTCGCCTCTGAAGACCAGAAGGGTTTCAGTGTCGGCCGCATCTCGGCAGATGAGTTGCTGGACATCACCAGGACGCGACTGCTGATCGAATGCCAGGCCTTGGCCGAGTCCATTGGCCAGGGCGACCTGGAATGGGAGAGCCAGCTGATCGCCGCCCATCACCGCCTCGATCGCCTGCCTGTTACAGAAGGGCCCGAGCGCCTGATGAAGCCTGAGTGGGAAAACGCCCACGAAGCCTTTCACCAGGCCTTGATCGCCAACTGTCGCTCCCCCTGGCTGCTGCGTCTGTCGCACCTGCTACGCGACCAGACGGCGCGCTACCGCATGCTGTCTGTCCATTACCAGGGCGACACCGAACGTGATGTGCCCCATGAACATCGGGCATTGCTCGAAGCCGCACTGGCACGCGACGTCGACAAGGCATGCGCCTTGCTGGCCAGCCACTATGAGACCACCACGCGCAACGTGCTGGCTCATGAGGCTCTCAAGCGCTGA
- a CDS encoding TetR family transcriptional regulator, which translates to MRRCKTEVERTRQRLLDAAERVFSDRGYAVARLEDIAGVAGLTRGSIYWHFQGKPDLLDAVIDRTWFPWDQLPVDNALLQPVPSIQEMAGVLGQGIQRTLLEPQLRRSAAILLQVRELRSVSERVLQRLKGMQRRIERYVALVLEQAWAGDPARCDGNATARVIGTYLFGALSQALLLCGPGEQHQIGQDVERFVLALLSPLPVAGQEGRLTC; encoded by the coding sequence ATGAGGCGCTGCAAGACTGAGGTCGAGCGCACGCGTCAGCGGCTGCTCGATGCCGCCGAGCGCGTGTTCAGCGACCGCGGCTATGCCGTGGCCAGGCTGGAGGACATCGCCGGTGTCGCCGGCCTGACCCGCGGTTCGATCTACTGGCATTTCCAAGGCAAGCCTGATTTGCTCGATGCCGTGATAGACCGTACCTGGTTTCCCTGGGACCAGTTGCCTGTCGACAATGCGCTTTTGCAGCCAGTGCCGAGCATTCAGGAAATGGCCGGGGTGCTCGGCCAGGGTATCCAGCGAACCCTGCTTGAGCCGCAGTTGAGAAGAAGCGCGGCCATCCTGTTGCAGGTGCGCGAGCTGCGAAGTGTGAGCGAGCGTGTACTGCAGCGTCTGAAGGGTATGCAACGGCGCATCGAGCGCTACGTTGCCCTGGTCCTCGAACAGGCATGGGCGGGCGACCCTGCCCGTTGCGACGGCAATGCCACGGCCAGGGTGATCGGCACCTATCTGTTCGGGGCGCTCAGCCAGGCATTGCTGCTGTGCGGGCCGGGCGAGCAGCACCAGATTGGCCAGGACGTGGAGCGTTTCGTCCTGGCCTTGCTAAGCCCATTGCCGGTGGCGGGACAGGAGGGGCGATTGACCTGTTGA